ACGGTGGTTCATCCCTCGCCAGGTTAGGCCAACTGTCTTCTTGTTGCTTTATGACCACTTACACATTCAGATGATTTCATCAAATTCTTCTGATCATGAGCACGACTCTGCGGCGAAGATGGCAATATCCAAACTCTCACTATTGTGATCTGTGGAACACTTGCATGAATCTTTTCTCTATCTTTGTTTCTTTCATGATTCGCAGATACTACCTGAGAAGTACAGCTATTATAGGAGGTTTAATCAAGATCCAAGACACGCTATGGATTGTGTTATTTGCATGACATCCATTGATCTTAATCAACGGTCTAATGATTGCATGGTATGTCAATATAAACTTAAACCTTTGTTAAACTCGAATTAAGAACTACAATCTGGATTTAAGCCTAATGTGCAGACTATTACACAGGTGACACCTTGTGATCATTTCTTTCACTCTGGTTGTCTGCAAAGATGGATGGACATAAAGATGGAGTGCCCAACTTGCCGGCGCTCGCTACCGCCTGCATAAAGTGATTTTTCGTGGCTTATTTCAATAGGACCAACAACTGACCCTGTTCAACTTGATAGATACTTCTGGAGTTCTGGTAACATGCTTAGGCCGTAGTTACATCCAACTTCTTTACATTGTTTTGCTTTCAATATTAGGTGGCAGAAGTGAAggtttattaagttttatttttgttACACCAACACCCCATGTGAGCTAACTACGATTGCCTCACATGGGTTTTATGTTAACCCTTTCTTTTTCTTATAGAAATTTTGTAACTTGATTTTTCCACCATATTCCAGATGCTGTGAGTATGGTTTATGTAAAGAAAAATGTTAAGCTACCAACATTTTATTAGATCAAATGCAAAATAAATCCAAAAAAGGTATTAATCTTCTAACGTTTTTCTTTAAGGTGCAAAAGAAAAGACAAAATTGTAATTTTACCTTTTAACACGAAATGTAATCTTTATTCTTTTTGTCATTTGTGATTCCCATTCTAACTTCCTAAAATAGATTGCACCGTTGCACATTAGTGAAAATATTTGTTAgtttctctttctttatctttttcatgTGGCACCAACACTTTCGTACTATATTAAGATACATTGAtccaaaaaatatatgaaaaattgATAGTGATAAATAACAAAGAACAGAGAACTTACCTTCAATGGAACACAAGTGAACAGGAGTCTTCAATTATTTCAACCAAAATGGTCATCATAACCACTCAAGCTACAAGCTCCAGACATGTACCcacaaacaatttaaaaaaaactatGGTTTCTAAATATCCGAGTCTATAAACTCTGAGAAAGCTCaaatagttattatttattttcagcATGAATGAGATTCAACATACTGTCCCATATAGTTTCTTTCATCATTATCTGTATATCTTAGCCTCCACCACCAGAACCATATTTCTTTCCAAACAAGAGGAGCTGTAGCTTGTCATAGCCGGCAAGCACACCGGCACCTGCAACAGCACGCAATATGTTTGCACCGGCACCTTTGAAGAGTGACTTAGCACCCTCTTTGGCGATGATCTGCTTGAATGCATCCACAGAGCCGCTGTATTTCACGGCTTCTCCGGATGTCATCATCATTCTTCTACGAACAGTATCAATTGGGTAAGAGGCCAAGCCAGCACCTATTGTGATCCCCCAACCCAAAAAGAAACTTGCAAAGAAACTATCCTGTTAACAAGTACAAAGTTATAGTAAGTAAAAAGCATTGTATGAGTAGTCTAGGATACTATGTCAATTCATTTTTTTCACTGTAGCTACTCACATGAAATTGTCTTCCCGTAAAGATGATAGGTGAAAATCGTTAAATGACACGTTTGATTAAATTGTTATTTAATAATTCTCAACCATAATCTTCACATAAAAGACAATTTCATGAGATTAGTTACCTTTTTCTACAAGTTACAACATACTAGATTTGAAATTCAGATTTTGCACGAACCTGCAAGCCATCGACCAGAACCACTGGTTTCAAAGAATCATACATTCCGAAATAGAGACCACGATACACAACAATCCCAACACAAGAGATGGTGAATCCGCGATAAAGGCCAGTGATACCATCGGATTTAATGGTTTTGGTGTAAACATCAATCAAGCCATTGAACTGCCTTTGACCACCCTGCTTAGCAGCAACCTTGGCATCATTGGCCAAACGAGTTCTGGCAAAGTCCAAAGAATAAACAAACAAGAGGGAAGAAGCTCCGGCAGCCCCACCAGATGCCAAGTTCCCAGCAAACCATTTCCAATAGCCATCTCTGTCTTTCTTGAAGTTGAAGAGCTTCTTAAAATAATCCTTGAAAGCAAAGTTCAGCGCCTGCAGAGAAATGAAAACATAATACAGAATTGGAAAAGTATAGGCAaataatgaaaatactaaacaatgtgaacaatggatatattggatgttcattttattatgtgtgtggatgattattttaatattaagatttaggtgggtaatttaaaagtgtagtgtgtttttatttgattggtggttctTCATATTGTTCAAAAAAGTCATTGGTTAGCTAGCATAACCCGACAGAATTTTTTCAAACAAGAGTAAAATTTGTTTCATCTCATCTCTGCCCATAAAATTCACatctataattcaaaacataaatgtgaattcttttatttatgctaatGATGATAATAACAAACTCGAgatataactcaaatggcataatctccccatactcaCCTAGAGGTCACGGGCACATGTGACATATCACATACAAATTTTACATTTTAAAATAAAGAGGAGGGAATAAAGAACCTGAGTAGGGAAGTATCTGATAACATTAGCAGTGTTTCCTCTCCAAAGTGAAAGCATCCCTTCATCCTTAATAGTTCTAGCAAAACAATCACCAATTCCCTTGTACGGATGAGACAACCGACCAGTCTTGAGCATCTCATCCTGGTTCTGAATTAGCAGCTTAACTCTCTCGATCGGCGCGGCCGCAGTCTTAGACACAGCAGCAGACACTCCTCCCATCAGAAAATCCACTATGAAAGAAGTAGTAGCTCCTCCTTTCTCCGCCGGAGAGTAAGCTGTGACCGGCGATACCATCGGGGTCACGGCCACAAAGCCATTGAGGTAAATGCCACTGCTGGAAGAGTTTCTTGAGTGAAATCCAGTGGCAAGCTTGGACACAAGAAAAGATCCTCCACCTAGCTTCTGTGATATTGATGGATGCTGCATCATATAAGGTCCACCCTCCATGATTTCTGTTTACACTGTGACctatcaacaattcaaatcacAAATCATATAACAAATTCAAATAATGATAACGGCTCTGTTCAAATAATAATAGTGTTTAAACTATACTCTTTTTCTAGTCTCGTAATGCTTATGCCATATATCATATACATAAATTTAGATTAAGTTGATCTAGCATGATGAATTTTTAGTACAAATCAAAGGTAGGATCCTATTATGTAAATCAATTAATCAAACCACCAGCTAGCTAGTTATCTATGTAACGAACTAAGTAGTAACTAATTAACGCGGGAAAATcgtgaaaagaaaagaaacaacgAAAAATATTATTAGAAATATATAGTAAGGTTGAGTAACAGAATCTGGTACTTGATTTACAATACAAGGAAAATGGAGGAAGTGTTGTTACACGAAAACGGTTCCGAACTTGGAAGGGACTCGAACTAGCTGAGACAACTCACTTAAGTGTCTGTAAACGTGGGACTTGGGAGAACCAACACAGCACCGGAACGAGCCACGTAAGGCTGTTATTTAATGACAATTTTGCCCATTTCTTTATTCCTTTTCTCCGACATGTCCCCACCTATCACCTAACAGACGAAAAGTTCAGGCCGTTCACGAAACTTCGGACTTTGGAGACCAAAGCCAAAGTGCACTTTAATTTAATCTTCAGCTGACACCTATGACACCTAGAAGATGGTTAAGCAGGCATTCTCTGGTGTTCCTCTTGATCCGAGAATGTTGGAGACTTTACTGGTTCTCATTCCAAAGGTTGAATCACcggtatctatgaaagatttcaggccgattaatctctgcaatgtagtttacaagatcatcacgaaggtccttgttaataggctTCGTCCTCATCTTGCGGAGATTATTGGCTCGCTTCAAGGAGGATTTATTCCGGGACGAGGAActcctgacaacatcattattgctcaagaagtcctccactttatgaagaagactaaatcaaagaaaggcacactggcctttaagattgatctggagaaagcttatgacagagttgactggaggtttttagctcatacccttaagagctttggttttcctattcctacacttaatttgattatgaattgtgtcactgcttcttccttatctattctttggaatgggagtcgtctgaatggctttactcctagccgaggtcttagacaaggagaccctatgtcaccctatctttttgtgttgtgtatggagcgactggcatgctttattagtcatcaggttgatttgggcttgtgggagccggttgctatttctagagggggaccaagaatatcccatttaatgtttgcggatgacttgcttctattctgtaaagctacaaagagacaagtgcaaaatgtgatgttggttttagagactttttgcaaagcatctgggatgaagattaatgtggagaagtctaaagcgctttgctccaagaatgtctctgcaacaaggaaagaggttttcactggggtatcctctatcagatttgtccaGGATTTGGGCAAGTATCTTGAGTTACCCTTAGCCATTCTAGGGTGACTCGTTCAGCTTTCAATGATGTCCTTGATAAGATTCGGAGTAGGCTAGCAAGCTGGAAAGGGAGTTTACTCAATCGGGCTGGTAGACTCTGCTTGGTTAATTCTGTTGCCGCTGCTATTCCCACGTACCAGATGCAGGTCTCTATTTTTCCCaaaggaatcattagtaaattggagtctatgatgaggaattttctttggaaaggacaagttgatggaagaggattgaatcttgttagttggaaggtactggttactccaaaaaaatatggagNNNNNNNNNNNNNNNNNNNNNNNNNNNNNNNNNNNNNNNNNNNNNNNNNNNNNtaattaaaaatattttttatgatgttatggaaataatatcttttactgattttatgaataaatatatattactttagattagttcaaaatttgatttattatttttcggtcaaattaatttgtccagcctaattttgataaaaataacacggtttaatcgattatatgtattaaattttaattactaaaagatatttttaaaaaaagacgttttagaccTCTTTATCTGAGTGGCTCCGTTAATTAATTTGTGGTTGCTAAGGCTGCATacggatcggattggatatagCCTATAATTCTATCTGATCCGTACTGTACTCATCGGATACGATATCTGCAATTTTTCAGGTTGGATccgatcggatcggatatcgagtatatccgcataattaaaaaaaaaatactattttaaAGCCCTGTTTAgctgtttttacaaaaaaatgtccagaaaattcattttttcaTCTGTTTAAACCTATTTACtcataaaatattatcaataaaagttctcttgaataacaaaaaaataataataataacacaagatctaagtttAATTATTCAAAGTTAaagtacaaaataaaaaattaaaaacaagaaactatgctatttatatgagacATGCGGATATGCAGATCGGATCTGCGGATATCACtgccaaatccgcaatccgatcctagTATAAATCGGATCTTATCCGATCTGATGGCTCTACGGATCGGATAATATATATCCGCAAAATTTGGATCGGATACGGATAATTACCAcggatatgcggatattatccgatccatgtgcagccctaGTGGTTGCTTACTTTGTGTATGTAGACCAGGGAATAGAAATAACAATTAATTTCTGTCAATTAATCTAACACTGGTCAGTCTACAAATCTACATCCTTTTTTTTTGGACGGGGTTGGGTtgaaaaaccaaaccaaaccaagacCCAAGTATAGAATAACAAACATAACTCCTAATTCTAGCTCCTTAACTACCCAATTGAATTACTTTTCGTCCCCTGTAACCACACTACCATAAGAAAACACATTTGACGCTAAATTATGTGACCAAATCAATAAATATGGATCTGCTTCGAGGAGTAAAAGCACGGTACAAGGTGCGCAACAATCCAGAGCGGGGACGATCCAGAGCGGAAAAATCGGGGGAGCTGCAACTACTCTGATCTGAGTTTGAGTAGAAAACAGAAAGCGACATTAGAGACGACTGTGAAATCCATCACTGAACTGTCTCAGACATGGCACCACTGATGATGGAAAGGTAAACCCAGCTTCTCATTTCTAATTATCTCTGCAATCTGTTTGGGTGGGTTAGATGGCCAGTGTTTGGTTAGTTGATTTTGCAATTTCAGAGATACCAAGGTGTGAGCTAACATGTTCCCTTCTAGAGGAATCCAAGAAAAATCATAGTTTGGGAGTCTCTGCTGGATAGCTTTAATGTCTTGAATTATTGGTTCTACTTACCAGAAGGTATTTTCTTCTTTGATTACTTGAATTAGTCGTAAGCAGACATATTTAATGGTTGCATTCTCAATTTTGAGATTTTCTATTAAAATGATTGCTTCTCTCATGGCAGTTGCttctgcaaggatgctggagttCATTTGGATTTTTGAAGCTGTCCCTCTCATGAGGGCTCCATTGCAATCTCTTATCGCTACTACTACACTTTCTAATTTGGTGTCATTGGAGAAGGCTGCATCCGTGTTCAATTTGAGCCAATTTTGTGGAGGGGCTCTCCAGATTATAGGTACCGTCCTTCTCCTATTTGGTTCTTTGGTGCTATTATTTTCCTTCTCTGTTACCTTGAAATATTCCAGTTCAAGATTTTTTGCATAGTTGATAGTAGACTCTGGATTAGGCTCTgtgttttgaaaaaatttttcatttcttatttttcaaattgCCCACATTGTGAAACCAATTCGACTCCACGTTTGATTTGCTCATGTTTTGCTTCCTTGGTTGCATTTTCTGAACATTTCTTGTAACCACATCCCGACTGAGCTTACGCTTTTTTTTGTTGGTGTGCATTGAGCTTGCGAGCCAAACCATACCGCTTTTGTCCATTCATATAGAAGTAGATCATGTTCGGTAGTCTCTTCCTCCTGCAGACAAATAGGACATAGATTACAGttagttatcttttttttaaatcaaattgacTTTTACCGGAAGGATATTGTGGGTTGTCCGCCATAGGAACATCTTTATCTTTTGGAGAATTCTCATATTCCAAATTCCTAGCCAAAGATCTTCCAAAGGTGTACTTGTTGAGGGCCTGTCTTTGGAGTATTTTTCCTGTTCTTCTTTTTTTACTATATGATATCCATCTTTAACAATGTAGTTGCCATCTTATCGATACGGCCAAATTAAATTGTCTTGTCTTGCTATTCTGCTGATAGGAGTTTTGATGATTTTTTCGGCTATGACTGGGGGAaaggaatttttaatttttgcttgGTCTCACTCTTTTGAACTTGAGATTAAATCCTCCACTCTTAAGTCTTCATTGTTTTCTTTGTCAAGTGGTTGATTCAAGCCATATATCCAATTGTCCCTCCACACTTTGACTTTTTTCCTTGGCCTATGTTCCATTTAGCTTTGCTCTTTAACAAATCTCTCCCCTGTAGAATGCTATTCCATATTCAAGACCCTCTTTAGTGACTTTGAGCTTCCCAGAACTCACAGTTAGGAAAGTATAAGGCTTTCAGAATTCTCATCCAGATAGCTTCTGAATTTTTTATAATTCTCCATACTTGCGTAGTCAGTTGTGCTGTGTTTTGGTGATGAAAGTCCTTGAACCCTAATCCTCCCTCTTTTTTACTTGTGCAAAGCTTTGTCCAAGCACTCCAGTgtatttctttttcctttccttGACCTTTTCACCAGAGTTTAGCCACTTTAGCACTTAATTTACTACAGAATGACTTAGGAAACTTTAATATGCTCATGGCTTACGTTGGTGTCGCTTCAATAACAGCCTTGATGAGCACTTCCTTCTCGGCCTAATTCAAAAGattctctttccacccttcaatttTTTCGTCCACCTTCTCCATCATCCAATCCAAGGACTTGCTTTTTGATCTTTTCCATTGTGCTGGTAACCCTAAGTATTTTCCAGGTTTGTCCCAAGTTGGGATATTGAGGATCTCCTCTATGTTGACTTTGGTTTGGAATGGGATCTGATTATCGAAGGTAATTCCAGATTTCTCTAAGTTgatcactgataaacccatattttatgatatatattgtgctcaatccaagagatttattcaattcttcacccacttattcatgtaaatttcatggttttacttttccttccttattatgtgatatatgtgaaatacatgtttcttatgctttgaaattatttatttctaattaccctttattaccattcgatgccgtaatttgtgtgttgagaagtttcagatcttctaaggcaggaatgacttaaaggatggaaaggaaacatacaaaaaaggaaagaaagcacaaaatggagtttttgaagaaactggcagcgacacgaacgcatggacgacgcggccgcatgcccagtgcgaaaaggcagcgacgcgaacgcgtgactgacgcggatgcgtgccatgagcagaacacagatgacgcgtacgcatgaccgaagcgaacgcgtgacaaggaaaactccagatgacgcgaccgtgtgaatcacgcggacgcatgacagacgccacgcaccagaaattacagaaaacgctcccagcgatttctgaaaccctttttggcccagatccaagtctagaaggcacagattagaagttatgaagtgggagaatgcatccattcatgagagatctctaattattcacttttcatagtttatatgtagtttttagagagagaggttctctcctctctcttaggttttaggattaggatttcttgttatttcaatttagtattccgactctttatcaggttcaatattccttttgctttatatttctcttttgctTTCAGATCTTTTAAAGCTTTCtcttaattacttttgttgccaatttggcttatgaaccattcatgtttagattcgaatttctatttaatataatttgaggtatttcagtttatgattgctttcttttatttatgttactgttgcttccaatctgaagacatttttattcgagtaagtttacttttccccttttggccttggttaagtaattggtaactcatgagttatcaaactcaacgtgattgataattgttgtctttgctaattgaattgaactttaataactccagtcctttcttaggaattgaccaggacctgaggatcaaactaattggtctacttgaccttcctttgctttagtaaaggctaactaagtgggattaaaactcaattctcatcaccattgataaggataactaggataggacttccaaattcccataccttgccaagagtttattttacagttatttatttattttatttgtcatttaaattacttgttccttactttcaaaatcccaatttacaaaactcataaccaataataagaacatacctccctgcagttccttgagaagacgacccgatgtttaaatacttcggttatcaattttaaaaggggtttgttacttgtgacaaccaaaacgtttgtaagaaaggacttttgttggtttagaagctatacttgcaacgggaatttattctgaattctagaccacgcaaaagttctctcttcaaaatggcgccgttgccgggaaactgcaaacgtgtgccttattattggttattgtaaatattttttcttttatttgtttatttgtttttgtttttacctttttttattttttttattagctactatgaattctcacccctctcgctttgagtttggttataatattgttgaagggaacggaagttatagcaggaacatgcatcaaggtcagagaaatcaaagatggatggagccaagaggatttgatcaaccctttaggcaacaacaccctccaagatatcatggacaaagaccattctacaatgcacaCCAAGTTGATAGATacggtggacaaccttgtaactaccaacaagccccaccctgtgcctatagaccatcctctcaacataactttgaaccaccacactcacaagctccttttcaccattcaccaccatacgatccttatttaccccaattccaatccaattactcccaaacaccaccacttccctatgtaccatgtccaaatccatcaccttgagaatcacaggctcgcctcaaggaaacagtagaccaacttcatacaacccttcatcagctggagcaagcaatacatcaattatcttccagatgTTTAGAccctcaaggaactccaatagctttatgtggagaatctaatgacgaacgtagcataaaggagacactagaaaccccagtgggcagtaatgagcataactttgttctggaacaattggaggaagctcaaattatccaagaagaagaagtactgattgaagatttaggagatgctgaacctccatgggaatccagagttgtgaaaaattccgtcaaggacgttacaattaatgctaaggagggtagtgcacaacccccaaagcaggtatttcatgaagaactagatggaataacccaagacgcacGTTTCCTTGATGatagtctcaagtcaagttctcctagtaatgaacttgcatccgcaagtgaattctctgagattgaagaaccttatccaagtgaatacgaagatgatgtggaagtagatttttctcaacctccaatttatgacttgagtgatgcagAAGatgt
The DNA window shown above is from Arachis ipaensis cultivar K30076 chromosome B08, Araip1.1, whole genome shotgun sequence and carries:
- the LOC107612361 gene encoding ADP,ATP carrier protein 1, mitochondrial; this encodes MEGGPYMMQHPSISQKLGGGSFLVSKLATGFHSRNSSSSGIYLNGFVAVTPMVSPVTAYSPAEKGGATTSFIVDFLMGGVSAAVSKTAAAPIERVKLLIQNQDEMLKTGRLSHPYKGIGDCFARTIKDEGMLSLWRGNTANVIRYFPTQALNFAFKDYFKKLFNFKKDRDGYWKWFAGNLASGGAAGASSLLFVYSLDFARTRLANDAKVAAKQGGQRQFNGLIDVYTKTIKSDGITGLYRGFTISCVGIVVYRGLYFGMYDSLKPVVLVDGLQDSFFASFFLGWGITIGAGLASYPIDTVRRRMMMTSGEAVKYSGSVDAFKQIIAKEGAKSLFKGAGANILRAVAGAGVLAGYDKLQLLLFGKKYGSGGGG